In Meriones unguiculatus strain TT.TT164.6M chromosome 17, Bangor_MerUng_6.1, whole genome shotgun sequence, a single window of DNA contains:
- the LOC132648663 gene encoding sentrin-specific protease 2-like, which produces MPSSKVSTPEVKEKALEDQEKGRGLDRGPDVTVDMEKEISSALGPGSKDEILSCAFKLQMTRGDLWTLRNTQWLNDKVINIYMNLLMERNQSQGYPALHAFNTFFYTKLKSGGYRSVRRWTRAVNIFAKELILVPVHLGMHWSLAVTDLRKKSIVYMDSTGQKRPDILELLFCYLREESKARRNSDLSPVEWKQHSMSAEEIPQQLNGGDCGVFACKYADYISRGQPITFSQQHMPLFRKKMVWEILHKRLL; this is translated from the coding sequence atgcccagcagcaaagtgtcaacaccCGAGGTCAAGgaaaaggctcttgaagaccaagagaagggcagagggctggaccgtggtcctgatgtcacagtggacatggagaaagaaatcagcagtgcgctaggccctgggtcaaaagatgagatcttgagctgtgccttcaaactgcaaatgactcgaggagacctgtggaccctaaggaacacccagtggctcaacgacaaagtcatcaatatttacatgaatcttctcatggaaagaaatcaaagtcaaggctacccggcacttcacgcatttaataccttcttttacaccaagttaaagtctggtggctacaggtcagtcagaagatggacccgggcagtaaacatctttgccaaggaacttatcctggtcccagttcacctgggcatgcactggagcctggcggtcacagacttaagaaagaagagtattgtctacatggactccacgggacagaagagacccgacatccttgagctgcttttctgctatctgcgggaggagagcaaagcgagaaggaacagcgacctgagccctgtggagtggaagcaacacagcatgtcggcagaggagattcctcagcagctgaacgggggcgactgcggcgtgttcgcctgtaaatatgcagattacatttccaggggccagcccatcaccttctcccagcagcacatgcctcttttcaggaagaagatggtgtgggagatcctgcacaagcgcttactgtag